In one window of Helianthus annuus cultivar XRQ/B chromosome 17, HanXRQr2.0-SUNRISE, whole genome shotgun sequence DNA:
- the LOC110924480 gene encoding uncharacterized protein LOC110924480: protein MDKLRFCDELVTTEEQKIYYYYNMLSAEYREFMTPSKYETLTEIINTVREREIELKKQVERGERRAQDVNPSPTKKARTTDSLKKQEGKSSTPSCKVCGKGHKGECRFKDKLCPICGKTRHTAALCPGKVSVCYKCYQPGHKKSECPDLIGKKDDKNTPTETPKAKARSFQLTTVEAKTEPDVVSEVEIGDNKSFLVCDICRDCKISIEKEEYPIDLIPMSMGEFQVVVGMDWLSRHHAKVVCFRKEIKLTSPSGKSVTIHGEKEGKPVMCSMIKAYKLMRHSCRAFMIYVNEPDKGSLRIEDVPVVREYAGVFPEDLPGIPPKREVEFRIELIPGTKPVAKAPYQLAPSELQELMSQIQIEAIKEENWKKERIIGQLKDLSDGNNGLKTRSGRIWVPNTCGVKTLLLDKAHKSRYSIHPGATKMYNDLKQNCPG from the exons ATGGATAAGCTGAGATTTTGTGACGAGTTAGTCACCACTGAAGAGcaaaagatatactactattACAACATGCTGAGTGCTGAATAccgggagtttatgactccctcAAAATATGAAACTCTCACAGAAATCATCAACACCGTCCGGGAGCGGGAAATTGAGTTAAAGAAACAAGTTGAAAGGGGTGAGCGAAGGGCGCAGGatgtaaatccaagccctacgaAAAAGGCACGCACGACTGACTCATTGAAGAAGCAAGAGGGAAAGAGTAGTACGCCAAGTTGTAAAGTATGTGGGAAAGGGCACAAGGGTGAGTGCCGGTTTAAGGACAAGCTGTGTCCTATATGTGGGAAGACCAGGCACACGGCTGCGTTATGCCCGGGGAAAGTGTCGGTGTGTTACAAATGTTATCAGCCTGGTCACAAGAAATCTGAGTGCCCGGATTTGATCGGAAAGAAAGATGACAAGAACACACCTACGGAGACACCAAAAGCAAAAGCAAGATCTTTCCAGCTAACAACAGTGGAGGCGAAAACGGagcccgatgtggtctcag AGGTAGAAATAGGTGATAACAAAAGTTTCCTTGTGTGTGATATATGTCGAGATTGCAAGATAAGCATTGAAAAAGAGGAATATCCAATAGACTTGATTCCTATGTcaatgggagaattccaagtagtggtcgggatggattggctatcccgacaCCATGCGAAAGTCGTATGTTTCCGCAAGGAGATTAAATTAACATCTCCAAGTGGGAAATCGGTTACCATACATGGTGAGAAAGAGGGTAAACCCGTTATGTGCTCAATGATAAAAGCTTACAAGCTCATGAGGCACAGTTGTAGGGCATTCATGATATACGTAAACGAACCAGACAAAGGATCACTAAGGATTGAAGACGTACCGGTGGTGCGCGAATATGCCGGCGTGTTTCCAGAAGATCTACCGGGAATACCGCCaaaacgggaggtagagttcagAATCGAATTGATTCCAGGCACGAAACCCGTGGCTAAGGCACCGTATCAGCTTGCACCTTCAGAATTGCAAGAATTAATGTCACAAATTCAA ATTGAAGCAATTAAGGAGGAGAATTGGAAAAAAGAAAGAATAATCGGCCAGTTGAAAGATTTGTCGGATGGGAATAATgggttgaagactcgatccggGAGGATATGGGTACCAAATACTTGTGGGGTGAAGACGCTTCTACTTGATaaagctcataaatcccgataTTCAATTCATCCGGGTGCGACCAAGATGTACAATGATCTGAAACAAAACTGCCCGGGATGA